CACGGCGCTGGCGAGCCAGTGGGTGGTGGCCACGGCCCCGAAGGTGCCGCGGATCTCAGGACGGGTGGTGAACATGCGCGCGGCTCCCAACCTGGAACCAATCACGATTGGTCCCAATCGATATCGCGCCATTCGGGCGCTGCTATTGTTTACGGCAGTAAAGGTCGAAGGAGAAGCCGGAATATCTTGCCCAGAAATTCGGACTAATCTAGTAAAGGTCCCATGTCTGCCCGCCACGCGCCCGACCGGCTCGAGACCTACCTCCGGGAGGCAGGGTTGATGCCGGGTGACCGGCTGCTGCCCGAACGCCAACTCACCGCCCTGCTCGGTGTCAGCCGCCGCGCCCTGCGTGAGGCGCTGAGCGAGTTGGAACTGCATGGCCGCATCTGGCGTGGCGTGGGCCAGGGCACCTTCCTGGGGCCGAAGCCCGCCGGGATGGCGCGGCCGGAGCCACGCGCCCAGGCCAGCACACCCCTGACCATCATGGAAGCGCGCCTGACGCTGGAGCCCGCGCTGGCCGCGCTGGCCGCCATGAAGGCCACGGCGGAGGATGTGGAAGCCATTGCCCGCGCTGTCAGGCGTGGCGCCGAGACCCGGGACCAGGAGAGCTGGGGGTTGTGGGATGGCGCCTTCCACGGCGCCATCGCCCATGCCTGCCATAATCCGCTTCTGCTGGCGGCCTTCGAGGAAGTCGAGGCCAGCCGCGCCATGACGGACTGGGGACGGCTGCGCGCCGCCATCACCACGCCGCCCATGCGCCAGGCCTCGGCGCTGGAGCACCAGGCGATCTCCGCCGCCATCGCCGGACGCGATGCCGCAGCGGCGCAGCGCGCCATGCGCGCCCATCTTCAATCGGTCCATCTCGCCATCCAGAGCGAGGGCGCCGGCTGGGACGATCCATTGGAACCGCGGAACTAACACGCGGGCCATGACGCCGACACGGGTGCAACCACTAAGCGAGCAGTGCCTCGCAGGATAACAAGACCATGACCCAACCCCGCCTGTCGCGCCGCGCCGCGCTCTCCCTGCTCGCCGCGCCGGCCGTCACGACCTTTGCTCCTGCCGCCCGGGCGCAGGACGCCTATCCCAGCCGCCCGGTCAGCATGATCGTGCCCTGGGCGCCGGGTGGGTCCACCGACATCCTGGCGCGGGTGCTGGCGGAACCACTGCGGCTGGCCTTCGGTCAGCCCTTCGTGGTGGAGAACCGTTCCGGCGCGTCCGGCAATATCGGCTCGTCCTTCGTCGCGCGTTCCGCGCCGGACGGGCAGACGCTGCTCGTCGGCTCGATGAGCACGCATGCCATGAACGATGCACTGTTCAGCAACATGCCCTTCAATGGCGCGGAGGATTTCACCCCTGTCGCGCTGCTGGCCTATGTGCTGAACACCATGGTGGTGCATCCCTCGGTCCCCGCCAACACGGTGCCGGAGTTCATCGCCTATGCAAAGGCGAACCCGGGCAAGATCGCCTATGCCTCCGCGGGCGCGGGCTCGACCAACCATCTCTGCGCGGCGATGTTCGCGCAGATGGCGGGACTGGACATGGTGCATGTGCCTTATCGCGGCGGCGCTCCGGCGACGCTGGACACGGTGGCGGGCCAGACGCAGCTCTTCTTCTCCGCGGGCACCCAGACACTGGAACACGTGAACAACGGGCGGCTGAAGCTGCTGGCGGTGACGGAGGAGAAGCGCTCCGCCCTGCTGCCGGATGTGCCGACGGTGGGCGAGAGCCTGCCGGGCTTCGAGATGGCGGTGTGGTATGGCGCGCTCGGCCCGAAAGGCATGGCGCCCGCGCTGACGAACCGCCTGAACGCCGAGATGAACAAGGCGCTGATGCTGCCCGACGTGAAGGGCAAGATGGCGTCGATTGGCGTCGAGGTGGTGAACGAGACCCCGGCCGCCTTCGCCGAGCGGCTGCGCCTGGACGCGGCGAAGTGGCACAAGGTGATCCGGGACCTCGGCATCGACAAGACCGATGCCTGAGAACTTGCCTGATCTCGCTGCGGCTTTTGAGGAGGCTTCCCGTGACGGCGACCCGCTGCCGCGGATCCGCGCCGCCGACCGGCTGGCGCGGAAACTGACGGGGCAACAGCTCTGCACCGCCATGGTCTTCGACCGGCAGGCCATGACGGTGCAGCGCATCTTCAGCTCGCGGCCGTCCGAATATCCGGTCGGCGGACGCAAGCCGAAGCGGGACACCGACTGGGGGCGGCAGGTGCTGCTGGAGGGCCGCCGTTTCGAAGGTGAGGGTGAGGCCGCGATCCGTGCGCATTTCGCGGATCATGAGGTGATTCTTGGCCTCGGCCTGCGGAGCATCGTGAATCTTCCCATCCTCGTGGCCGGAGAGTGCCTCGGCACGCTCAACCTGCTCTGGCCGGAGGAGAGCCTCGATCCCGCGCATATCGCGGCGGCGCGCCTCCTGGCGCTGCTGGCCACGCCCGACTGGATCAGTGGCGGAGGCCCCAGGGGGCGGGATCCCGGCACGGCTGCCTGATCCCTCCAGAGGCGCGCCATGCGTCGTGAAGCGGTAGCGCGGCCCGCACCCGTGACGATCATGGCCGCTCCTGAAAGCCCGCGCCGGGCGGTTTCCTGATCCGGCGTGGGTGCCGGGCGGATAAAGAGCGCCGGGCCATGCCCGGCGTCGCAGGCCAGCGCGGACATTGCGCCTTCATCCACGACCGGCGCTTGGGGCCGGCCACCGCAAGCTCAACCCGCGTTGCCGCGATCCAGGGCCGGCATCCAGGCTTCCCTGCCTTGGCCGGTCATCCCGGCTGCCATGAATTGCGACGTCGGAGCCGTCATCGCCTGGCGAGGCATATTCCGCGCTGCGGGGGCAAGGATAAGGGAAGGCCGTGGCCTGGATTATCGCGATGCCGAATTTCTGAAGCGGTATTCCACCAGTATCTTGCCGCCGCAGAGAGAGGGGTTTTCTGGAAGGCTTGAATAAGCGGAGCAGCATATGACTTCATGAAATGAGTATCTCGGGGAGGCTCTTTTGAGCGGAAGCGAAATCGCGGCAAAAACAAAGATAAGCTTCATCTTTGACGGGAATCCCCTGCTGGCGGAAGCCGGGGCATCCCTGTTGCAGGCCTGGATCGCGGCCGGCCTGCCGCTGACCGAGAATGTCGGCTGCATGGGCCAGGGCGTCTGCGGTGCCTGCCGCGTCCTGGTGCGGCGGCAGGGCGAGCGCCTCGCCGGCACCGC
This genomic window from Roseomonas marmotae contains:
- a CDS encoding FadR/GntR family transcriptional regulator, translating into MSARHAPDRLETYLREAGLMPGDRLLPERQLTALLGVSRRALREALSELELHGRIWRGVGQGTFLGPKPAGMARPEPRAQASTPLTIMEARLTLEPALAALAAMKATAEDVEAIARAVRRGAETRDQESWGLWDGAFHGAIAHACHNPLLLAAFEEVEASRAMTDWGRLRAAITTPPMRQASALEHQAISAAIAGRDAAAAQRAMRAHLQSVHLAIQSEGAGWDDPLEPRN
- a CDS encoding GAF domain-containing protein → MPDLAAAFEEASRDGDPLPRIRAADRLARKLTGQQLCTAMVFDRQAMTVQRIFSSRPSEYPVGGRKPKRDTDWGRQVLLEGRRFEGEGEAAIRAHFADHEVILGLGLRSIVNLPILVAGECLGTLNLLWPEESLDPAHIAAARLLALLATPDWISGGGPRGRDPGTAA
- a CDS encoding Bug family tripartite tricarboxylate transporter substrate binding protein; the protein is MTQPRLSRRAALSLLAAPAVTTFAPAARAQDAYPSRPVSMIVPWAPGGSTDILARVLAEPLRLAFGQPFVVENRSGASGNIGSSFVARSAPDGQTLLVGSMSTHAMNDALFSNMPFNGAEDFTPVALLAYVLNTMVVHPSVPANTVPEFIAYAKANPGKIAYASAGAGSTNHLCAAMFAQMAGLDMVHVPYRGGAPATLDTVAGQTQLFFSAGTQTLEHVNNGRLKLLAVTEEKRSALLPDVPTVGESLPGFEMAVWYGALGPKGMAPALTNRLNAEMNKALMLPDVKGKMASIGVEVVNETPAAFAERLRLDAAKWHKVIRDLGIDKTDA